The nucleotide sequence TGAATAGTTACTGTCATCGAATATGAGTAAGAAATTTACTTCGACTATTGCTGGTGCATCAATATTTATTTCTTTGCTCGGATTAATTAGCAGAGGTCTTGGTTTTATCCGGGAAATAATTTTCGCTAATAACTTTGGGTTGGAAAAAGAATTTGACCTTTATCTCGTTGGTGCTGTTTTACCAATAACTATTAATACCATCTTGCTCTATATTGGCCAGAATTATTTTATTCCCGAGTTTCAAAAGATTAATTCTTCAAATCAACAACACGCACAAAATTATTTCAAACAGTCAATTCTATTATTTTCAGCGGCAGGATTAATACTCGCACTTTTACTCTTTTTTACCAGTGGAATGATTGTTGATTTCTATATGCAGTCTGCGGATTCAGCAAGCAGGGAAACAGCATTACTTGTATTCAAAATCTTTTTAGTCACAATTCCATTCTCAGCAGCTATTTCTGTTTTATCAGCTTTACTGCAAAGTTTATATGAGTTTAAATATCCTGCAATTTCAATTCTGTTTCTTAATATCGCAATTATTATCCTGCTTCTCTTTTTATCTGACAGGTTTGGTGTTTATGTAATACCAATTGGTTATGTTGTTGGTACATTTCTGCAATTCATCTATCTACTTATCAAATCACGTAGATATTTGAATTTTGATTCTTTAATTAATTCTGATGGAAATAATTTCTACAAATCAATCTTAAACTCATCAATAGTAATTATTATACTTATTGAATCAATGAGTCAGTTATATGCAATATTTGATAGATATTTTTATGGACAGATATCATCAGGAGGTATCGCCTCACTCAATTATGGATTAATAATATGGTTTCTCCCAGTTTCAATTATTTCAATATCTCTGGCAACTGCAGTTTTCCCTGTGATAACTAAAGCAATCAATAATAGAGCTCATCAGGAAATTGAAAAAATTTACAACGAAAGTATTTCTATGAATACCTTTTTGTTAGTGCCTATTGCATTTATACTTTTCTTTTTTGGTGATATCATTATCAAAATATTTTTTGAGCGCGGAAAATTTGTTGAAAATAGTACGTTAATAACTTTCGGTGTATTAAAATTTTATTCATTAAGTCTAGTATTCTATTCTGTATATGCTGTATTTAATAAAATATTTTATAGCATAAATCAAGCAAAACTCCTTCTCCTGATCACCGTATCTGGTGTGATATTAAAATTTGTTCTCAACTTTTTGTTTGTTGGATTTCAGCAGGAAGGGTTAGCTTTGAGTACAAGTATCAGTTTTATATTTTTCTTTGTAGTTAGTTATGTTCTACTAAACAAAAAATTGAAAATAGAAAACCAGTCACTTTTTATTAAAGATTTCTTATTTCACTTGTTAAACAGTTTTATTTCTTTTGGAGTTATAGAAATTATTTCGAATGTTTTAAATAGAAATGAATTGTCAGCAGAATTAAGTAAGGTCTTGATTTTTGTTATGATTTACATTACGAATACTCTGATAATTAAGCATAATGCGGTTATTATTACGAAAAGAGTTTATAGTCGATTAAATCCATTGAGTTATTTAAAGTATAATTAAAAATAATTTTGTTCGAAAAATTTTTATTGTTTGCGAGTTAATCTTTGAATGGTAAGGTAAAAATATTTGATAATAGATTACGCGAGATTCAGTCATTGTTAGTATTATCAATTGCATTGAGTATTCCTGCGATTCTACTTAGTGATTATTTATTTTTATCATTGCCTGTTTTATTTCTGTTGATACTGGCAGTAATCTTTGAAAAAAGATTCCTTATTATAATAATTATTGTATCTTTATTTACTCTGGTTGGTGATGTTGGGCGAACATTGCGACAGATTGTCTATCTTGTTGATTTCAGCCTGCTAGGATATTTCTTCCTGAGTAAGTATGGTTTAAATTTTAAATCTTATCCAAAGATTCCAAAATCACTTAAATATTTTTTGATACTGTATTATTCTACAATGATTATTTCAGCGGTTATGTCCGATTATCCATTTGCAGGAATCGGGTTAATGGCTCGGCAAATGGCATTATTTATTATTGCTTATGTATTTTATTCTCTTATTAATTCTATTAATGATATTAAACAATACTTCAATTCAATTTATGTTGTTGGATTTATTCTGGTTACTTTTTCATTGCTTGCTTTTTCACAAGGTGAGGCGAGTCTTCTGGAAATATTTTCACCAGATAGACCAAGAGTATCTGCAATTATGTCCAACTTAGAAGCATCAACAAACTTTTATGTGGTTTCTTTTCCATTCATTATTAGCACTCTCTTATTAACGAAAATAAATTCTGTAAAAAAACTGAATTATTTTATATTGATATATCTTAGCATCGGACTAATTCTTGCTATGTCACGT is from Ignavibacteriota bacterium and encodes:
- a CDS encoding O-antigen ligase family protein, which codes for MNGKVKIFDNRLREIQSLLVLSIALSIPAILLSDYLFLSLPVLFLLILAVIFEKRFLIIIIIVSLFTLVGDVGRTLRQIVYLVDFSLLGYFFLSKYGLNFKSYPKIPKSLKYFLILYYSTMIISAVMSDYPFAGIGLMARQMALFIIAYVFYSLINSINDIKQYFNSIYVVGFILVTFSLLAFSQGEASLLEIFSPDRPRVSAIMSNLEASTNFYVVSFPFIISTLLLTKINSVKKLNYFILIYLSIGLILAMSRSALIGIIFSTAIIFFINKKKRFYQLLIGLSAIVLSFFLIQPLNDLLTTFLRIESGVSARDYIWKMSVDMINDNFLFGVGPGAYKYEMLNYFPYMLDNWWGKLLIYFYEVTDGANLSHNFFLTFFTEMGVLGFITAVSLPFIYLRIGIKTLIKYKKQSAEKFYLVVALFAAGCSIILRNFFNGIGLLYVGGIQTDLPFWLIFGSLIYFYQSQIEMNS